Genomic DNA from Gemmatimonadaceae bacterium:
GGTCGTGGCCGATGCATCGATGGCCGTCACGCGGTCACTCTCGCGCCAGCCGCCGGTGAACCGGACACCGAGGGGCCCATAGGTGTCGCTCAGCTCGAGGCTCGACTCGCGGCGTCCCAGCCCGCCGGTGCGCACCGTGGCGTCCAGGCGGCCGGTCACGGACGGCGCCGCGGTGACGAGGTTGATCACGCCGCCGAGCGCCTCGCTGCCGTACTCCACGCTCGAGGGGCCCTTCACCACCTCGATGCGTTCCGCGGCGAGGGTGGAGAGGCGGCCGATGTCCCGATTCTCGGTCATGGCGCCGGCCATCGGTTCCCCGTCGACCAGCACCAGCACGCGCGACTGGTCGAGCCCGCGGATGGCGATCGAGGTCTGCGCCGGCGGTGAGGCGATTTCCTGCAGTCCCGGCAGGCGGCGGAGCAGCTGGTTGGCAGACGACGCGGCGGCCACGTCGATGTCGGCGCGCGTGAGCACGGCCACGCTGGCCGGCGAGTCACCGACGCGGATCTCGCGCTGGCCGACCGTCGTGACGACGCGGTCGAGCATGGCGGGCACGGCGTCGAGCTGGACGCGCAGCAGGGTGCCCGTCACCGCGATGCGCCGTTCGCGGAAGCCGAGTGCGCGGATCCGGAGGCTGTCGCCCGGGCCGGCCAGCACGCTGAACCGGCCGCGCTCGTCCGTGCGCGTGCGGAGGCCACTGGCGATCGCGGTCACCTCGGCGCCGATCACCGCGGTGGCCTGCGCCCCCCGTCCTTCCACCGTACCGCGCACGACCTGCGCGCGAAGGGCGTGAGCCCCCGTGAGCGTCGCGAGCAGGAGCGTGAGCGTCGCGACGTGGCGCGGCTGAGACATGTGCCGCGCCCGTCAGCGGATGCGTGCGTAGCGGAGCGTCGGGAACCCGCCGGTGCCGGCCGTGCCGTAGTAGCCGATCACCTGCATCTTGTACGTCCTGGTGCCGTTGCGGATCAGGTAGGTGTTGAAGCTGGGCGACAGTCGCTGGTCGCCATTTAGGTCGTAGCGGAACGGCCCGGCCACGTCCTCGATCGAGCTCGGGACGGGGCCCGTGAGCACGGAGAGGTAGGCGGCGTACTGCGGGGCGTCGCTGGCGCTGGTGGTGGCGGCGAAGCCCGGCGTCGGGAGGCCGGGATAGGTGCCGGCGGCGCAGGCCGTGTTGACCACGATCTCGTACAGCGACGGGATGACCTGCAGGTCCCAGTTGCAGCCGTTGGCGGTCACCGTGCTGCCGCTGGCCAGGTTGATGGCGACCGGCGTGCTGCCGGTGGCGATCGTGAACGCCTGCGGCGCGCCGAGTGTGGCGCCCGCCTGCTGGCGCACCTCGACGCTGACCGAGGTGAGCGCGCGGCCCGCGAACACGATGCCGGTGACGCGCACGAGGGCAAAGCCGCCGCCGGCCGTCTTCACCTTCCAGTAGGCGGCGCTGTTGGCGGTGGGAATGCCGGCGCCGAGGTTGAGGAAGGCGTTGGCGTTCGGGATCAGGCGGTCGGCCTTGAAGGCGGTGTCGGCCGGAATCTGCGCGTCGCGCACCGCGTCGAAGGCGGCAAGGGTGCTGGTGTTGGTGAAGGCCAGCACCTGGGCGGCAGTGGCGGTCGTGTTGTTGCCCAGGCCGTAGCCCGTGACGCCGCCGGTCCCGGTGACGCCGCCGTTGACGCGCACCTCGTATCGGCGGAGGGCGATGTCCCATTCACCCGTGCGCGGCACGAGCGTGCGCGACTCGAAGCTGAAGTAGACGAGCGTGTCGGTGGAACTGGCGTTGAGCGGTCCGGCCGTGACGATCTCGTTCAGCACCAGTGGCGTGACGGCGCCCGGCGCGACGGGATCCGCGGAGTCGGAACAGGCGGCGAGGACGAGCGCGGCGGTCGCGCAGAGCAGGGAGGAGCGCAGGACGGTCATCGACGGCAGGATCGGCAGGGGATTCGCAGGCAATTGCCTGTGCGCCAATGCTGCAGATGGCCGGCGTGTGGCTCAAGTTCGGAAGACTACGGATGCCGCGATGCCAGTACGTAGCACTACGGAGTGTGGCGCGCGGGCGCGCGTGCCGGCGGGGCGGCGACGGGCTATCCTTCGCGCTGTGCTGCGCAGACGACCACGCACCGCTCCGGGGGGCACTTCATGAAGGGTGGCAAGGCAGGCCAAGGCCGGAAGAAGCCCACGTCCAGGCCGGCGACACCGACACCCGCGAAGGCGGGGCCGCGCCGGGGCGAGGCGAAGCGCGACTGGGGGCCGATCGAGCGTGAGGAGCCGGTGCCCGCCGCGACGGTGCCGGCGCGGCCCGGCGCGCCCCGGAAGGGGTGACCGGATGCGCGCACACCGCACCCTCGTTCCACTCGTCGCGCTCCTCACCGGCGCCTTGCCGTTGCCGGGCCAGGCCCCATCGGTGTCACCGGCGGCGGCATTCTGGCCCGCCGTGCGCGAGGCCTATTCCGGCACGAGCGCGCTCGCGACGGTCGCCTACCTGGACCGCTTCGTCCGCTGGCCCGGCAACCGCGGCTTCGATGCCAGCATCGCCCACATCGTCCAGCGACTCGAGGCCGCGGGATACGTGCCGGAAGCGCGCGCGGCGGCCGGTGACCGGCTCACCTATCGCGTGGAGCGGTACCCGATGGCGGCGCCGGCCTGGGAACCGACCGGCGCCTCGCTGGAGATCGTCGGCGAGCGCCTGCCGGTGCTGCGTTTCGAGACGAACCGCAACATGCTGGCAACGAACTCCTGGGCCACACCCGCCGGTGGTGTGACGGCGGAGGTGGTGGATGCGGGCGACGGCAGTGCCGCACGGCTCGATTCCCTGCACGTCCGCGGGAAGATCGTGCTGGCGCGTGCCGGGGTGGGGCGCCTGTTCACCGAGGCGGTGACGAAGCGTGGCGCCGTCGGCGTGCTGGCGTATGCGCTGCCGGCGTACCTGCAGCCGGAGCGGAATCGCACGTCGATCCAGTTCGGTGGCGTGCCGCGTGACACCGTTGCCCGCGGCTGGGGCATCGTGCTCTCGTACGCCGCGCACGAGCGCCTGCGCAGTGCCCTCGCGCGTGGCGCCGTGCGCGTGCGCGTGAAGACCCGCGTGACCTGGACGCCGGATGCCGTGGAGCAGGCCGTGGTGGCGGAGGTGCGCGGCGCGCGCCTCCCTGCGGAGCGGTTCGTGTTCTCGGCGCATGTGCAGGAGCCCGGGGCGAACGACAACGCCTCCGGTGTCGGCGCGCAGGTGGAGATGGCCCGTGTCGCCGCGCAGTTGCTGCAGCGCGGCGCGATCGATCCCGCACGCACCATCACGATGCTGTGGGGCCTGGAGATCCGCAGCACGGCACGGTACATCACGCAGGATTCCGTGCGGGCCCGTGACATCCGCTGGGGGCTCTCGCTGGACATGGTCGGCGAGGACACGAAGCGGACGGGTGGCACCTTCCTGGTGGAGAAGATGCCCGATCCCTCCGCGATCTGGACGCGTGGTGAGGACCGGCACACCGAGTGGGGCGGCAGCCCGATCACGAAGGCGCAGCTCACGCCGCACTACTTCAACGACTTCGTGCTCGCGCGATGCCTGGAGCAGGCGGCGACGAACGGCTGGGTGGTGCGGGCGAACCCCTTCGAAGGCGGGAGCGACCACACGCCGTTCCTGGAGGCGCAGAAGCCGGGGCTCCTGTTCTGGCACTTCACCGACCAGTTCTACCACACCGACGGCGACCGGATCGGGATGGTCTCGGCCGACGAGCTGCGGAACGTGGGGATGTCGGCGCTGGTGAGTGCGCTGGTGCTGACGAGTGCCGATGGCCGGATGGCGCGTGGGATCATCGCGGAGGTCGGGCAGGCCGCAGCGGCCCGCCTGGCCGCCGAGGCGCTGCAGGGGCGGGCGGCGCTGGCCTCGGGCTCGACGATGGCCACGGAGGCCGACATCCTCGAGACCTGGGCGGGCTGGTACGACGGCGCGCTCGAGGTTTCTGCGGACATCGAGGTCGGCGGCGCCGCGCCCGAAACGGCGGATGCTGTGGCCCAGGCCCGGGCCCGCGTCCGCGCCGCCTTGGCGGACGCCCTGCGCGCGTTGCGGGACTGAACCCGGGCGCCGGTGAGTCCTGGCGGGCCGGACGGTGCCGGGTGCGGGGCGCCCCGAGCCGGTCCGCCCCGGATTCCGGGATTCCCGGGAATTTTCCGGAAAGCCAAGCATTGCGCCGCGCGTTGCACTATGTTTCCGGACGTGCCCCCAGTTGGAGGCACCCATCCGCCAGGGATCTGGCGGGAAAGTTGTGGTGAGTATCTGTCGGGAACAGGCGTAAAGGCCATGCTCCGGGTTGAAAGCCGCACAAACTTCAGGAGCATTGCAATGCGCATGTCCGGCACAGTCAAGTGGTTCAACGATGCGAAGGGTTTCGGCTTCATCACGCCGTCCGATGGCCAGAAGGATTGCTTCGTGCATCACTCTGCCATCCAGGGCAACGGCTTCAAGACGCTCGCCGAAGGCGAGTCGGTTGAATTCGACATGGTGCAGGGCCAGAAGGGTCCGGCCGCCGAGAACGTGACCCGCGCGGGTCACTAAGTCTCTTCGCACGGAAAGCGGGGCGTCGCCACTTGGCGGCGCCCCGCTTTTTTTGTGCGTCCGGGAACATGGCGTCGCGCATGGCCGGCCAAGCCCGCCGTGTCGCCGGTGGCCGAGGCATCGCTATTTTGCGCGCTGGTCACCGGCGTTCCATCCACGACTCCCGCCGCGCATTCCATGCCGCACACCCGTCGCACCTTCCTGAGCTGGCTCGGCGGTACCTCGCTGCTGGCCGGCATGCCGTCGCGTCTCGCGGCTGGCGCGCCGTCGCCTGAGGATGCCACACCGCACGCGCCGCCGGTCGCGGAGACCTGGGACATGAGCTGGACCGGACGCGTGACGGGCCGCTACAAGGCGGTCTTCGACTCCCCGGAGCTGAGTGGCGGGGCGGCACTCTACCGCGCGGTCTGGTGGTGCGAGCACTACAAGGAGGTCTACGGGGTGGCACGCAGCGACATGACTGCGGTGGTGGTGCTGCGGCACGCCGGCTTCTTCATGGCGATGAACGACGAGTTCTGGTCGGTCGTGAACCTGGGGAAGGCACGGCAGGTGCGCGACGCGCAGGGGAAGAAGTGGGCGAAGGTCAGCCCCGTTGGCGCGGCCGCCGCGGCGGCCACACCGTCCGAGGCCCGGTTCACGCTCCCGAACTTCATCGCCGATGGCGGCATCGCGCTCGCCTGCGGCTGGACCTTCGGCGGCGCGGCCTCGATGCTGGCGAAGGCCGAGAAGCTGGAGATGCCGGCGGCCCGCGAGCGCGCCCGGACGCTGCTGGTGCCGGGAGTCATCCTGCAGCCGAACGGCATCTTCGCGGCGCTGCGCGCGCAGGAAGCGGGCTGCAGCTACATCAACGCCAGCTGACGATGAGACCTGTGACGGCCCCCGACACCACCGACCGGCCGCTGGTCTCGGGCTTCACCGTCATCCGCAATGCGGTGCTGATGGGGTACCCGGTGGTGGAGGCCATCCGCTCGATCCTGCCGGTCGTGGACGAGTACATCGTGGCGGTGGGCGCGGGCGAGGACGACACGCGGGCGGTGATCGCGTCGATCGGTGACCCGAAGATCCGCATCGTGGACACGGTCTGGGACCGCACGAAGAACACCGGCGGCCACATGCTGGCCGAGAAGACGAACGAGGC
This window encodes:
- a CDS encoding cold shock domain-containing protein, which produces MSGTVKWFNDAKGFGFITPSDGQKDCFVHHSAIQGNGFKTLAEGESVEFDMVQGQKGPAAENVTRAGH
- a CDS encoding M28 family peptidase yields the protein MRAHRTLVPLVALLTGALPLPGQAPSVSPAAAFWPAVREAYSGTSALATVAYLDRFVRWPGNRGFDASIAHIVQRLEAAGYVPEARAAAGDRLTYRVERYPMAAPAWEPTGASLEIVGERLPVLRFETNRNMLATNSWATPAGGVTAEVVDAGDGSAARLDSLHVRGKIVLARAGVGRLFTEAVTKRGAVGVLAYALPAYLQPERNRTSIQFGGVPRDTVARGWGIVLSYAAHERLRSALARGAVRVRVKTRVTWTPDAVEQAVVAEVRGARLPAERFVFSAHVQEPGANDNASGVGAQVEMARVAAQLLQRGAIDPARTITMLWGLEIRSTARYITQDSVRARDIRWGLSLDMVGEDTKRTGGTFLVEKMPDPSAIWTRGEDRHTEWGGSPITKAQLTPHYFNDFVLARCLEQAATNGWVVRANPFEGGSDHTPFLEAQKPGLLFWHFTDQFYHTDGDRIGMVSADELRNVGMSALVSALVLTSADGRMARGIIAEVGQAAAARLAAEALQGRAALASGSTMATEADILETWAGWYDGALEVSADIEVGGAAPETADAVAQARARVRAALADALRALRD